From Arcticibacter tournemirensis, one genomic window encodes:
- a CDS encoding Nramp family divalent metal transporter, with the protein MGDSLGEVHSTVKTSGKTGWRKLMAFIGPAYLVSVGYMDPGNWATDIAGGSQFGYKLIWVLLMSNLIALLLQSLSARLGIVRGLDLAQASRNGYAKWANYPLFALAQIAIIACDLAEIIGMAIGLQLLFHLPLIWGISITILDTFLLLFLLNKGMRAMESFIVSMVFIVGLSFLIEMFIVEPVFSEVVKGFEPSILSGNALYIAIGIIGATVMPHNLYLHSSLVQTRKIERTPQGIRESLKYNLIDTGVALNLAFFVNASILILSATAFFKNGYHEVAQIQDAHKLLDNIFGSLSPALFAIALIAAGQSSTVTGTLAGQIIMEGHLNLRIQPWLRRLLTRMLAIIPAFFTILYFGEEALGELLVLSQVILSLQLGFAVIPLIHFNSDKKLMGEFAIKLWVKILAWLSALIIVVLNIKLVFEEVTGWINTSENNWWVFVFVLPVILGVLLLLFYVSLHPIISKVRAEIFTAPHGQAMDIQDIEGVIYSSIGIPVDFSSHDKNTIRNALIQGGKEAHYYLIHIVETAGATYHGEKVMDFETKSDFENLQKYQANLKNLGYEASVLIGYGRSAKAIARLAKINNMDLLVMGAHGHKGLKDIIFGSTLDSVRHRVKIPVLIVR; encoded by the coding sequence ATGGGAGATTCTTTAGGAGAAGTACATTCTACAGTAAAGACCTCTGGGAAAACCGGTTGGCGTAAGTTGATGGCATTTATCGGTCCCGCTTACCTCGTAAGTGTTGGATATATGGACCCGGGGAATTGGGCCACGGACATAGCCGGAGGAAGTCAATTCGGATACAAGCTGATCTGGGTATTGTTAATGTCGAACCTGATTGCCCTTTTACTGCAATCCTTAAGTGCCCGTTTAGGTATTGTAAGGGGGCTTGATCTGGCGCAGGCCTCCAGAAACGGTTACGCCAAATGGGCTAATTACCCACTCTTTGCCCTCGCCCAGATTGCAATCATCGCATGCGACCTGGCAGAGATAATCGGAATGGCGATCGGACTGCAACTGTTGTTCCATTTGCCCCTCATCTGGGGGATATCCATAACTATTCTCGACACCTTCCTGCTGCTGTTTCTGTTGAACAAAGGAATGCGGGCAATGGAAAGCTTCATCGTATCGATGGTGTTCATTGTAGGACTTTCCTTTCTTATTGAAATGTTTATAGTTGAGCCCGTGTTCTCAGAGGTAGTAAAGGGGTTTGAACCCTCCATCCTTAGTGGCAATGCTCTTTATATCGCAATAGGTATCATCGGAGCTACAGTCATGCCCCACAATCTCTACCTTCACTCTTCACTGGTTCAGACCCGTAAAATAGAACGAACACCGCAAGGCATTCGCGAATCTCTCAAGTATAACCTGATTGATACCGGCGTAGCATTAAACCTTGCTTTTTTTGTAAATGCGTCCATCCTTATACTTTCGGCTACCGCATTCTTTAAAAACGGTTATCACGAAGTGGCCCAAATACAGGATGCCCATAAATTGCTCGATAATATATTTGGTTCTCTGTCTCCTGCCCTATTTGCCATTGCGCTGATTGCAGCCGGACAAAGTTCAACAGTAACCGGTACTCTTGCAGGCCAGATAATAATGGAAGGACATTTAAATCTTCGTATTCAACCATGGCTGCGCAGGCTACTTACCCGCATGCTGGCTATCATCCCGGCTTTCTTTACCATTTTATATTTTGGAGAGGAGGCCCTGGGCGAGCTGCTCGTATTAAGCCAGGTAATCCTAAGTCTGCAGCTTGGCTTTGCCGTTATCCCTCTTATTCATTTTAACTCCGACAAAAAACTGATGGGGGAATTCGCCATAAAACTATGGGTGAAGATCCTGGCATGGCTTAGCGCGTTGATTATTGTTGTTCTTAACATAAAACTCGTATTCGAAGAGGTTACAGGGTGGATAAACACTTCTGAAAATAACTGGTGGGTGTTTGTCTTTGTATTACCTGTTATACTTGGCGTCCTCCTTCTGCTTTTCTATGTATCCCTTCACCCTATTATAAGTAAGGTAAGGGCTGAGATATTTACAGCACCTCATGGCCAGGCCATGGACATACAGGATATTGAGGGCGTTATTTATTCAAGTATCGGCATTCCAGTCGACTTTTCCAGTCATGATAAAAACACTATCCGCAACGCTTTAATCCAGGGAGGAAAAGAAGCTCACTATTATCTCATCCATATTGTAGAAACTGCCGGAGCAACTTACCATGGGGAGAAGGTGATGGACTTCGAGACGAAAAGTGATTTTGAAAACTTACAGAAATATCAGGCAAATCTCAAGAACCTGGGTTATGAAGCCTCAGTCTTAATTGGTTACGGCCGCTCAGCAAAGGCCATTGCCCGCCTCGCCAAAATCAATAATATGGATCTCCTTGTAATGGGAGCACATGGACATAAAGGACTTAAAGACATTATCTTCGGCAGCACGCTCGATTCTGTACGGCATAGAGTAAAGATCCCGGTATTGATTGTTAGATAA
- a CDS encoding Lrp/AsnC family transcriptional regulator yields MPYQPDKIDLQILKTLQQNGRITNLQLSTEIGLSPAPTLERVRKLENLGVIKSYHAIVDEEELGLGIKSFIQIQLDFHQNNTIQTFVDEVKKIKEITECHHVTGLCDFVLKIYVKDIKAYEKLIMEKISKIRVVKTFQTMMILSTSKKEPVIPLEY; encoded by the coding sequence ATGCCCTACCAACCAGACAAAATTGATCTTCAAATTCTTAAAACGTTGCAGCAGAACGGACGTATTACAAATCTGCAGCTTTCCACTGAAATAGGTCTGTCGCCAGCCCCTACCCTCGAACGGGTAAGGAAGCTCGAAAACCTTGGTGTAATTAAAAGTTATCATGCAATAGTAGATGAAGAGGAACTCGGGCTGGGAATCAAGTCGTTTATTCAAATTCAGCTCGACTTCCATCAGAACAATACTATTCAGACTTTTGTTGACGAGGTAAAGAAAATTAAAGAGATTACAGAGTGTCATCATGTGACCGGGCTCTGCGATTTCGTCCTGAAAATTTACGTAAAGGATATTAAGGCCTACGAGAAACTGATCATGGAAAAGATCAGCAAGATCAGAGTGGTAAAAACTTTCCAAACCATGATGATCCTTTCAACAAGCAAGAAAGAGCCGGTGATCCCGCTGGAATACTAA
- the ung gene encoding uracil-DNA glycosylase: MDANIRLFSRLNKKYSIMPVQIEESWKAALEGEFQKDYMKDLKAFLLREKQEGKTVFPPGNMIFNAFNHTPFQKVKAVILGQDPYHGQGQAHGLAFSVQKGVTVPPSLRSIYKELKNDIEGFTIPNHGELTKWADEGVLLLNATLTVRKGEPASHHNKGWEKFTDQAIIELSEKKKGIIFLLWGKNAQAKMPLIDANKHFILKAAHPSPYSAEHGFFGCRHFSKTNQLLKEQGLEPIDWQI, from the coding sequence GTGGATGCAAATATCCGCTTATTTAGCCGCTTAAACAAAAAATATAGCATTATGCCTGTTCAAATAGAAGAATCATGGAAAGCCGCCCTTGAAGGAGAATTTCAAAAGGACTACATGAAAGATCTTAAAGCCTTTCTTCTCAGGGAAAAACAGGAAGGAAAGACCGTTTTCCCCCCGGGGAATATGATATTTAACGCGTTCAATCATACACCGTTTCAGAAGGTAAAAGCCGTGATCCTGGGGCAGGACCCCTACCATGGTCAGGGACAGGCCCACGGACTTGCTTTCTCAGTGCAAAAAGGAGTAACAGTTCCTCCCTCCTTACGAAGCATTTATAAAGAGTTAAAGAACGACATCGAAGGATTTACCATTCCCAATCACGGAGAGCTAACTAAATGGGCCGACGAAGGAGTGCTACTGCTAAACGCTACCCTTACCGTCCGAAAAGGAGAACCAGCCTCACACCATAACAAGGGCTGGGAAAAGTTCACCGACCAGGCAATCATTGAACTGTCTGAAAAGAAAAAGGGAATTATTTTTCTGCTCTGGGGGAAAAATGCTCAGGCAAAAATGCCTCTAATCGACGCGAATAAACATTTCATCCTGAAAGCAGCCCACCCCTCACCCTACTCTGCAGAGCATGGCTTCTTCGGTTGCCGTCATTTCTCCAAAACAAACCAGTTGCTGAAAGAACAGGGACTTGAACCGATAGACTGGCAAATTTAG
- a CDS encoding DUF2892 domain-containing protein: MPNFLRLIIAFALLGCSVALMIFGHWGWGILVLLLAIIVVVTFFFNEKMLIAQYYLRKENMDKAESWLKSIKNYETELLKAQHGYYHLLIGLIESRKAPMQSEKYFKKALSLGMTMDHNIALAKLSLAGIAMAKRNKREATMYLQEAKKADKNKLLAEQIKMMQGQMSQLDKTVVQTRGFRPR, encoded by the coding sequence ATGCCGAACTTTTTAAGGTTAATAATAGCTTTTGCTTTACTCGGGTGTTCTGTTGCGTTAATGATTTTTGGACACTGGGGCTGGGGTATACTTGTATTGCTGCTGGCTATTATCGTAGTTGTAACATTTTTCTTTAACGAGAAGATGCTGATTGCGCAGTATTATCTTAGAAAAGAAAACATGGATAAAGCGGAAAGCTGGCTTAAAAGCATTAAGAATTACGAAACAGAGCTGTTGAAGGCTCAACACGGATACTATCATCTTCTTATTGGTCTTATAGAGTCTCGCAAGGCACCTATGCAATCGGAAAAGTACTTTAAGAAAGCTCTTTCATTAGGAATGACCATGGATCATAATATAGCTCTTGCAAAGTTAAGCCTGGCAGGAATTGCCATGGCAAAGCGAAATAAGAGGGAAGCTACGATGTACCTTCAGGAGGCAAAGAAGGCCGACAAGAATAAGCTACTGGCAGAGCAGATAAAGATGATGCAAGGACAAATGAGCCAGCTGGATAAGACAGTGGTTCAAACCCGAGGGTTCAGGCCCAGATAG
- the lysS gene encoding lysine--tRNA ligase, translated as MSIGLSEQEILRREALQQLRQLGIEPYPAASYNVNVTARDIKENYERDKTSYKNISFAGRIMTRRIMGSASFAELQDSTGRIQVYIKRDDICPGEDKTFYNTVFKKLLDIGDYVGVKGFVFTTQTGEISVHVTELTLLAKSLKPLPVVKRDEQGNIFDGFTDPELRYRQRYVDLTVNPELKQIFINRSKVINTMRNYFDSQGWMEVETPILQPIHGGAAARPFKTHHNTLDMPLYLRIANELYLKRLIVAGFDGVYEFGKMFRNEGMDRTHNPEFTSMEIYVAYKDYIWMMSMVEECLEKIALAIHGTSVVKVAEHLIDFAGPYEKLSMFGSIQKYTGIDVSQMDEPMLRQVCRDLDIEVDKSMGKGKLVDEIFSAKVEANLIQPTFITDYPVEMTPLAKKHRSIEGLVERFEIFVNGKEIGNAYSELNDPIDQRGRFEDQLALADRGDEEAMAMDEDFLRALEYGMPPTSGLGFGIDRLVMLMTNQSTIQEVLFFPQMRPEKRLKVASVDDFVAIGVPVEWVPVLLKMGFNTIEELKAGNPNKVFNDLGGMRKKLKLEITMPSKEEVMLWFE; from the coding sequence ATGAGTATTGGACTGTCCGAACAGGAAATTTTACGCCGCGAGGCATTACAGCAGTTAAGACAGCTCGGTATCGAGCCTTATCCTGCTGCATCATACAATGTAAACGTTACAGCAAGGGATATAAAAGAAAATTACGAACGGGATAAAACATCATATAAGAATATCAGCTTTGCCGGACGAATCATGACCCGCCGTATCATGGGAAGTGCCTCTTTCGCCGAATTGCAGGATTCTACCGGCCGTATCCAGGTTTATATAAAGCGCGATGATATCTGCCCCGGCGAGGACAAAACTTTTTATAATACGGTATTCAAGAAATTGCTCGACATAGGCGACTACGTAGGCGTTAAGGGCTTTGTTTTTACAACTCAAACAGGGGAAATCTCTGTCCATGTAACTGAACTTACGCTCCTGGCAAAATCACTCAAGCCTCTTCCCGTAGTAAAGAGAGACGAGCAGGGCAACATATTCGACGGATTTACTGACCCCGAATTAAGATACAGGCAAAGATATGTCGACCTTACCGTTAATCCTGAGCTCAAGCAGATCTTTATCAACCGCTCGAAGGTAATCAATACGATGAGGAATTACTTCGACAGCCAGGGATGGATGGAGGTGGAAACACCGATCCTTCAGCCGATACATGGCGGTGCAGCTGCGAGGCCGTTTAAAACGCATCATAATACGCTCGACATGCCCCTCTACCTGCGAATCGCTAATGAGCTATACTTGAAAAGGCTCATTGTAGCAGGCTTCGATGGCGTTTACGAATTTGGCAAGATGTTCCGCAATGAAGGGATGGACCGCACTCACAATCCTGAGTTTACCTCCATGGAAATCTATGTGGCCTATAAGGATTATATCTGGATGATGTCGATGGTTGAAGAATGTCTCGAAAAGATTGCTTTGGCTATCCATGGTACTTCAGTGGTAAAAGTTGCTGAACATCTGATTGACTTTGCCGGCCCCTACGAGAAACTATCAATGTTCGGATCCATACAAAAATATACAGGTATTGATGTTTCCCAAATGGACGAGCCGATGCTCCGCCAGGTATGCCGCGACCTCGACATTGAGGTCGATAAATCGATGGGCAAAGGCAAACTGGTGGATGAAATTTTCAGCGCAAAAGTAGAGGCCAACCTCATCCAGCCTACGTTCATTACCGATTACCCGGTAGAAATGACCCCTCTGGCCAAGAAACACCGCAGTATTGAAGGGCTGGTTGAAAGATTTGAAATATTTGTTAACGGGAAGGAAATCGGAAATGCTTATTCAGAGTTAAACGACCCGATAGACCAAAGAGGCCGCTTTGAGGACCAGTTGGCACTGGCCGACCGTGGTGATGAAGAGGCAATGGCGATGGACGAAGATTTCCTGAGAGCTCTTGAATACGGGATGCCTCCTACTTCAGGGCTCGGTTTTGGTATCGACAGGCTGGTGATGCTTATGACCAACCAGAGCACCATACAGGAGGTTCTTTTCTTCCCGCAGATGCGCCCCGAGAAACGATTGAAAGTAGCTTCAGTAGATGATTTTGTAGCGATTGGAGTCCCTGTAGAATGGGTTCCTGTTCTCCTGAAAATGGGATTCAATACAATAGAGGAGCTTAAAGCCGGCAACCCGAATAAGGTATTTAACGATCTCGGAGGAATGCGTAAAAAGCTGAAACTTGAAATAACCATGCCTTCGAAAGAGGAAGTCATGCTCTGGTTTGAATAA
- a CDS encoding AMP-dependent synthetase/ligase yields MNLKTGFSTVPELLRNVVNNIHPETETFLMHKEDGRWKEISFKQTLDNADAISGYLLEIGIKKGDRLGFIIENSPEYIYYDQALQQIGAVNVSIYPTLSEHEIEYILNDAGVRTILVGTPFLLRKIIKIANNCPSLERIIPAFDNYEKYLEGIHLNAGVIGFSALLAQGRKNLPVHEKQILACREAVLPSDLSALIYTSGTTGIPKGAMLTHHNFIENVKASLEQIPVVTSKEVFLSFLPLSHVFERTATYHVCSAKGCRIAFSQSLELLAKNMEEIKPTFMNCVPRLLERIHDKAVKSATQAGGAKAKVFNWAIDIGRKYREIKEAGKRPGLAISIQQKIADKLVFSKIREKTGGRLKCLLSGGAALPKNVGEFFGNLNIKVLEGFGLTETSPIMSITEFDRQVYGTVGRIIPRIEVGIQDVETGKIYTVQTHESFDPSFESPEGEIIVRGHCVMKGYWNKPEDTALAIDPEGWFHTGDVGLFYKGNLKITDRIKNILVNSYGKNVYPTPVENTYLKSQKIEQIFLIGDKREYITAIVVPSKDSLQHEFGLPEEFFQNPEMFIEDKEIREWIAQDIRKLSHELAKFERIKNFMVKRNPFSIEAGEMTPSLKAKRKVIEKKYAHDINKLYQEEEAEG; encoded by the coding sequence ATGAATTTGAAGACCGGATTCAGCACAGTTCCTGAGTTGCTGCGTAACGTTGTGAATAACATTCACCCTGAGACAGAAACGTTCCTGATGCACAAAGAAGACGGACGCTGGAAGGAGATAAGCTTTAAGCAGACACTCGATAATGCAGATGCCATATCGGGCTATCTCCTGGAGATAGGGATAAAGAAGGGCGACCGTCTGGGATTTATAATAGAAAATTCACCTGAATACATATACTACGACCAGGCACTTCAGCAGATCGGGGCGGTAAATGTTTCCATCTACCCCACACTATCGGAACACGAAATTGAATATATCCTGAATGACGCCGGCGTAAGGACAATCCTGGTAGGAACACCATTCCTTCTTAGAAAGATAATAAAAATAGCGAACAACTGTCCTTCTCTCGAACGGATCATTCCTGCGTTTGATAATTACGAAAAGTATCTGGAGGGCATTCATCTGAACGCCGGAGTAATTGGATTTTCTGCACTCCTGGCACAAGGCAGAAAGAATCTTCCTGTTCACGAAAAGCAAATCCTTGCTTGCCGGGAAGCCGTATTACCATCAGATCTTTCAGCATTAATCTACACCTCGGGCACTACAGGCATACCGAAAGGCGCAATGCTTACGCATCATAACTTCATTGAGAACGTAAAGGCTTCCCTGGAGCAAATTCCTGTAGTTACTTCAAAAGAAGTCTTCCTGTCGTTTCTCCCTCTTTCACATGTATTTGAACGTACTGCAACCTATCATGTATGCAGCGCAAAAGGCTGTAGAATAGCTTTTTCGCAGAGTCTTGAACTCCTGGCAAAAAACATGGAGGAGATCAAGCCAACGTTTATGAACTGTGTTCCGCGTTTGCTGGAACGAATTCATGACAAGGCAGTAAAAAGTGCAACACAGGCCGGCGGCGCCAAAGCAAAGGTATTTAACTGGGCTATAGATATAGGAAGAAAATACCGCGAAATCAAAGAAGCCGGCAAAAGGCCTGGCCTCGCTATATCTATACAACAAAAAATAGCCGACAAGCTGGTCTTCAGCAAGATTAGGGAAAAGACAGGCGGCCGTTTGAAATGCCTGCTGTCGGGTGGAGCTGCGCTCCCCAAAAACGTAGGCGAATTTTTTGGAAATCTCAACATCAAAGTCCTCGAAGGATTTGGGCTGACAGAGACCTCTCCCATCATGTCGATCACCGAATTCGACCGTCAGGTATACGGTACGGTGGGTCGGATTATCCCCCGGATAGAAGTTGGCATTCAGGATGTCGAAACAGGGAAGATCTACACCGTTCAAACACATGAAAGCTTCGATCCGTCGTTCGAATCACCCGAAGGCGAAATAATAGTGCGCGGCCACTGCGTGATGAAAGGGTATTGGAACAAACCGGAAGATACAGCCCTGGCCATTGACCCGGAGGGTTGGTTTCACACAGGTGACGTAGGCCTTTTTTACAAGGGGAATCTAAAGATCACCGACAGGATAAAAAACATCCTGGTGAACTCTTACGGCAAGAATGTTTACCCTACGCCCGTCGAGAATACCTACCTCAAAAGCCAGAAGATAGAACAGATCTTCCTGATAGGCGACAAACGTGAGTATATAACAGCAATTGTAGTTCCCTCTAAAGATAGCTTGCAACATGAGTTCGGACTTCCGGAAGAGTTCTTTCAAAATCCTGAAATGTTTATCGAGGATAAAGAAATAAGAGAATGGATTGCGCAGGACATCAGGAAGCTTTCCCATGAGCTGGCGAAATTCGAACGCATCAAAAACTTTATGGTTAAACGGAATCCCTTTTCTATTGAGGCAGGCGAAATGACCCCTTCCCTTAAGGCGAAACGGAAAGTGATAGAGAAAAAATATGCACACGATATAAATAAACTATACCAGGAGGAAGAAGCAGAGGGATGA
- a CDS encoding HesB/IscA family protein encodes MITITDKAKAQIDTLIQEAAYDASYFLRVSVEGGGCSGLSYKLDFDNAEKPGDQFFEDKGIRIALDMKSFLYLAGTELDFSDGLNGKGFNFHNPNATRTCACGESFSV; translated from the coding sequence ATGATAACAATAACAGATAAAGCAAAAGCTCAGATAGATACGCTTATACAGGAGGCGGCGTATGATGCATCATACTTTCTGAGGGTTTCAGTAGAAGGGGGCGGTTGTTCGGGATTATCATACAAACTCGATTTCGACAACGCCGAAAAACCCGGAGATCAGTTCTTCGAAGACAAAGGTATCCGGATCGCGCTGGATATGAAGTCTTTTTTATACCTGGCCGGAACGGAACTGGATTTCTCTGACGGACTTAACGGAAAAGGATTCAACTTCCATAATCCCAATGCCACGCGCACCTGCGCCTGCGGAGAAAGTTTCTCGGTTTAA
- a CDS encoding IscS subfamily cysteine desulfurase: MLTLPVYLDYNATTPMDPLVLEAMIPYFTKKFGNPASRNHAFGWIAEEAVDLAREQVSKLIGASDKEIIFTSGATEADNLAIKGVFEMYREKGNHIVTCVTEHKAVIDTCKHLEKLGAEITYLAVNSDGLIDLKELESVLNERTILVSIMYANNETGVIQPIREISELVHRHGSLLFTDATQAVGKIPVDVNEDGIDLMAFSAHKMYGPKGVGGLYVRRKNPRVRITAQMDGGGHERGLRSGTLNVPGIVGLGKACELCRTGMEEEVRRLSYLRDKLENSLLELEETCLNGNKEQRLPGITNISFSHAESDGLIMAMKDIAVSSGSACTSASIEPSHVLKGMGLSDSLAHSSIRFGLGRFTNEEEIDFVIEQTQKAVKQLREGSPFWKLFKEAGKAEWQEN, encoded by the coding sequence ATGCTAACTCTGCCGGTTTATTTAGATTATAATGCAACTACCCCGATGGACCCATTGGTACTCGAAGCTATGATTCCCTATTTCACTAAAAAATTCGGGAATCCGGCCAGTAGAAATCATGCTTTCGGGTGGATCGCAGAAGAAGCCGTAGACCTCGCACGAGAACAGGTTTCAAAACTCATAGGTGCTTCAGATAAAGAGATCATCTTTACATCGGGCGCTACCGAAGCCGATAATCTTGCAATAAAGGGTGTATTTGAAATGTACAGGGAAAAAGGCAACCATATTGTCACCTGCGTTACAGAACACAAGGCTGTTATCGACACCTGTAAACACCTGGAGAAATTGGGGGCTGAGATTACTTATCTCGCAGTAAACAGCGACGGACTAATTGATCTAAAAGAGCTTGAAAGCGTTTTGAACGAACGCACTATCCTTGTATCTATCATGTATGCCAACAACGAGACTGGAGTTATCCAGCCAATACGCGAAATCTCCGAGCTGGTACACAGGCATGGATCTTTATTATTCACAGATGCGACGCAGGCTGTAGGGAAGATACCTGTTGACGTTAATGAAGACGGAATAGACCTGATGGCTTTTTCAGCACATAAAATGTACGGACCCAAAGGCGTTGGCGGCCTTTATGTAAGACGTAAAAACCCGAGGGTCAGGATTACAGCGCAAATGGACGGAGGAGGACACGAACGCGGACTCCGGTCGGGAACACTGAATGTCCCGGGGATCGTGGGACTGGGGAAAGCCTGTGAACTCTGTCGTACAGGAATGGAAGAAGAGGTAAGGCGTCTTTCTTATCTTAGAGATAAGCTGGAAAACTCATTATTGGAACTGGAGGAAACGTGCCTTAATGGCAACAAAGAGCAACGGCTTCCCGGCATTACCAACATTTCCTTCAGTCATGCAGAAAGCGATGGCTTAATAATGGCAATGAAGGACATTGCTGTTTCATCAGGTTCTGCCTGCACTTCGGCCTCTATCGAACCCTCGCATGTATTAAAAGGCATGGGCTTGTCTGATAGTTTGGCACACTCTTCGATACGATTTGGACTGGGAAGATTTACAAATGAAGAAGAAATAGACTTTGTGATCGAACAAACTCAAAAAGCGGTAAAACAGCTCCGGGAAGGTTCTCCTTTCTGGAAATTATTTAAAGAAGCAGGCAAGGCCGAATGGCAGGAAAACTAG
- a CDS encoding type B 50S ribosomal protein L31, with translation MKADLHPKNYRLVVFKDMSNEYSFITKSCIDTKETIKWEDGNEYPLVKLEISHTSHPFYTGKMKLVDTAGRIDKFRSRYAKK, from the coding sequence ATGAAGGCTGATTTGCATCCAAAGAATTATAGATTAGTTGTTTTTAAGGATATGTCTAACGAGTATTCTTTCATCACTAAATCTTGTATTGATACCAAGGAAACCATTAAATGGGAAGATGGTAATGAATATCCATTAGTGAAGCTTGAAATTTCTCATACTTCACATCCATTCTATACAGGCAAAATGAAATTAGTAGATACTGCAGGACGTATCGATAAATTCCGTAGCCGTTACGCTAAGAAGTAA
- a CDS encoding putative sugar nucleotidyl transferase: protein MTIILFDDSVRESLLPLTFTRPVAALRVGILTIAEKWAEYLQGDIAYLTADYLQEKFRLSISSQNIFINGSVCPDDALLEAVSGLREGEALRQNDVLIAVKFNEHDARDFHLNIAGIKTINYTSDLTRIVYPEDVFLKNETELRRDFKLLSGKRPSGNLSSTNTILGDNIFVEEGAVAECSTFNTLQGPVYLGKNSEVWEGCMIRGAFALCNNSQVKMGTKIYPKTTIGPYCRVGGEINNAVIQGYSSKGHEGYLGNSVIGEWCNIGADSNNSNLKNNYKEVKLWDYSTLKYRNTGLQFCGLIMADHSKCGINTMFNTGTVAGVCANVFGAGFPPNFVPDFSWGGQQKMETYFPEKAMETIGRVFLRRNRIFDDTEKQILAKVFDLTKQYRNF, encoded by the coding sequence ATGACCATTATTCTATTTGACGATTCAGTACGTGAGAGTTTGTTACCTTTAACATTTACACGTCCTGTTGCAGCGTTGAGGGTTGGAATTCTTACTATTGCCGAAAAGTGGGCCGAATATCTTCAGGGAGACATTGCTTATCTTACAGCCGATTATTTGCAGGAAAAATTCAGGTTAAGTATCTCCAGTCAGAATATTTTTATAAATGGCTCTGTTTGTCCTGATGACGCTTTGCTTGAAGCTGTCAGTGGCCTCAGGGAAGGTGAAGCTTTAAGACAAAATGACGTACTTATAGCAGTGAAATTTAATGAGCATGATGCCCGTGATTTTCATCTGAATATCGCCGGTATTAAAACGATAAATTACACATCCGATCTAACCAGAATTGTATATCCTGAAGACGTATTTCTGAAGAACGAAACAGAGCTTCGCAGAGACTTTAAACTCCTTTCGGGTAAACGGCCTTCGGGCAATCTTAGTTCAACGAATACTATTCTTGGAGATAATATCTTTGTCGAAGAAGGCGCCGTAGCAGAATGCAGCACCTTTAACACATTACAGGGGCCTGTCTATCTTGGTAAAAATTCTGAAGTATGGGAGGGATGTATGATTCGCGGGGCTTTTGCACTTTGCAATAACTCGCAGGTGAAAATGGGCACTAAGATCTATCCGAAAACAACAATAGGGCCCTATTGCAGGGTGGGAGGAGAGATCAATAACGCGGTTATTCAGGGTTATTCTTCAAAAGGTCACGAAGGTTACCTGGGAAACTCGGTAATAGGGGAGTGGTGTAATATAGGAGCAGACAGCAATAACTCGAATCTTAAAAACAATTACAAAGAAGTGAAACTCTGGGACTACAGCACCCTGAAGTACCGGAATACAGGTTTGCAGTTTTGTGGCCTGATTATGGCTGACCATTCTAAATGTGGTATCAATACCATGTTTAATACAGGTACGGTCGCTGGAGTTTGTGCCAATGTCTTCGGTGCGGGCTTTCCTCCTAACTTTGTTCCCGATTTCTCGTGGGGCGGGCAGCAGAAAATGGAGACGTACTTTCCTGAGAAGGCGATGGAAACTATCGGAAGAGTGTTTCTGAGAAGAAACAGGATATTTGATGATACTGAAAAACAAATCCTTGCAAAAGTATTTGATCTTACTAAACAATATAGAAATTTTTAA